A window of Dehalococcoidia bacterium contains these coding sequences:
- a CDS encoding diguanylate cyclase — translation MNTLALIPLLASCFYLILLAIASQRAGNRTGKLFAYYLGIAAFWSFTSFMLHLNAPASQTIFWNKILVVALIWTLVAYYHFALGYTERRPGLPLYLAYAALAIMALLSFSGHAVEYSRVVDGVVDYLLYLPATLFIGITGLSFSALVISLLVIKYRRSTDPKERNRTMYLFVGWGILVLLTYTNFIPSLKNLPLDHIGNLINALIISYAISQYRLMDIKLAARTGLAYIASLAFIIGGCVGTILLVLRVFPDEARLSVVLFVSVVVLLLMALFRPLYNLIQKIVDRIFYPQTYEYRNALMGFSAKMSYILDLNELASEMLPTLCKALDASWAGLLLQGNDNGDFSLKYIQPEPTTKQAFNLSGDSLVVSWLDRNDQALDPKQIDTIPEFRGLWQAEKEQLTNSGLGMLYPLKSRDRLICILALGQKHVAKNFSHEDLDLVRAMANQAGIIVENAQLFTRANTRANTDELTGLYNHRHFHERLEQEIARGSRFGNTFSLIMMDIDLFKSYNDIYGHLAGDQVLRRVGHYLASSIRSIDMAFRYGGEEFTIILPEARLDDAFKVAERIRKTIESKSSSHSMPITMSVGVANWPNDGVMKEEIIGRADAALYRAKQMGRNRTCLSSEVVKTGITLIGNELEAQPKALSIIYALAATVDAKDSYTYGHSRKVSEYAVLMCEAMKFPVEKVSVLRAAGLLHDIGKVGVPDSILTKKSALTGEEWSPIRLHPELGVEILKHVIDLVNCLPAILHHHEHYDGSGYPGGLKTASIPIEARILSIADAYDAMTSPRPYRAQFTLEDALLELRRCAGTQFDPDLVEIFCSMMQPHLLKDREQKQP, via the coding sequence TTGAATACGCTGGCGCTAATCCCTCTGCTCGCTTCCTGTTTTTACCTCATACTGCTGGCGATTGCTTCCCAGAGAGCTGGAAACCGAACGGGCAAGCTGTTCGCCTATTACCTCGGTATAGCCGCTTTCTGGAGTTTCACATCGTTCATGTTGCACCTCAACGCACCGGCTTCTCAGACCATATTCTGGAATAAAATCCTCGTTGTAGCCTTGATATGGACGCTGGTAGCCTATTATCACTTCGCCCTGGGATACACTGAACGTCGTCCCGGCTTGCCGCTGTACCTGGCTTATGCAGCGCTGGCCATAATGGCGCTACTTTCTTTTAGCGGGCACGCGGTAGAATATTCCCGCGTAGTGGATGGCGTAGTGGATTACCTCCTCTATCTCCCTGCTACGTTGTTCATAGGCATCACAGGGCTGTCTTTCAGCGCTTTGGTTATCAGCCTGCTGGTGATAAAATACAGACGTTCTACCGACCCCAAAGAGCGCAACCGCACTATGTACCTGTTTGTCGGCTGGGGCATTCTGGTGCTGCTCACCTATACCAATTTCATTCCGAGCTTGAAAAACCTTCCTCTGGACCATATCGGGAATCTGATAAATGCCCTCATTATCAGCTATGCCATCTCGCAGTACCGGCTTATGGATATCAAGCTGGCGGCCAGAACTGGATTGGCGTATATTGCGTCACTGGCTTTTATCATAGGCGGATGTGTCGGAACCATTCTATTGGTATTACGCGTTTTCCCTGACGAAGCGCGGCTCAGCGTGGTGCTGTTCGTAAGCGTGGTCGTTCTTTTGCTGATGGCATTGTTCCGTCCATTGTATAACTTAATTCAGAAAATTGTCGACCGCATTTTTTACCCCCAGACTTACGAGTATCGCAACGCGCTGATGGGTTTCAGCGCTAAAATGAGTTATATACTTGACCTCAACGAACTGGCGAGCGAGATGCTTCCTACTCTATGCAAAGCTCTCGACGCAAGTTGGGCCGGGCTATTGTTGCAGGGAAATGACAACGGCGATTTTTCACTTAAATATATTCAGCCTGAGCCGACCACCAAGCAGGCCTTCAATTTAAGCGGCGACAGTCTGGTAGTATCCTGGCTGGACAGAAACGACCAGGCGCTGGATCCTAAACAAATAGATACTATCCCAGAATTCCGCGGCCTATGGCAGGCCGAAAAAGAACAACTTACCAATTCGGGGCTGGGCATGTTATATCCTTTGAAGAGCCGGGACCGTCTGATTTGCATCCTGGCGCTCGGGCAAAAACACGTGGCCAAAAATTTTTCACATGAAGACCTCGATCTGGTAAGAGCGATGGCCAATCAGGCAGGAATTATTGTCGAGAACGCGCAACTCTTTACCCGGGCAAACACACGGGCGAACACTGACGAGCTTACCGGGCTGTACAACCACCGGCATTTCCACGAACGACTGGAACAGGAAATTGCCCGCGGCTCGCGCTTTGGCAATACCTTCTCGCTTATTATGATGGATATCGACCTGTTCAAATCATACAACGATATTTACGGGCATCTGGCTGGAGACCAGGTATTACGCCGCGTGGGGCATTATCTGGCAAGTTCCATACGCAGCATAGATATGGCTTTCCGTTATGGCGGTGAAGAGTTCACCATCATACTGCCTGAGGCCAGGCTGGACGACGCTTTTAAGGTGGCTGAACGCATACGTAAAACCATCGAATCGAAGAGCAGTTCGCACTCAATGCCTATTACAATGAGCGTTGGTGTGGCCAACTGGCCCAATGACGGTGTAATGAAGGAAGAGATAATCGGACGCGCCGACGCTGCGTTGTACAGGGCAAAACAGATGGGCCGCAACCGCACCTGTCTTTCATCGGAAGTGGTGAAAACCGGCATCACACTTATTGGCAACGAACTTGAAGCCCAGCCCAAAGCTCTAAGCATCATATACGCTCTGGCCGCCACCGTCGACGCCAAAGACAGCTATACCTATGGACACTCACGCAAGGTAAGTGAATATGCTGTCCTGATGTGTGAAGCTATGAAATTTCCCGTTGAAAAAGTTAGTGTCTTACGGGCCGCCGGGCTACTACATGACATAGGGAAAGTAGGAGTGCCGGATTCTATATTGACCAAGAAATCGGCACTTACCGGTGAAGAATGGAGCCCGATACGCCTGCATCCTGAACTTGGCGTGGAAATCCTGAAACACGTTATCGACCTCGTTAACTGCCTCCCCGCCATTCTGCATCATCATGAGCATTACGATGGCAGCGGCTATCCGGGCGGTTTAAAAACTGCCAGTATTCCTATAGAGGCGCGCATACTTTCTATCGCCGATGCTTATGATGCCATGACGTCTCCACGCCCATACCGGGCGCAATTTACACTTGAAGACGCTCTGCTGGAACTAAGACGGTGTGCAGGTACACAATTTGACCCGGACCTGGTCGAGATATTCTGCAGCATGATGCAGCCGCATCTGTTGAAAGACCGGGAACAAAAACAGCCGTAA